A genome region from Nicotiana tabacum cultivar K326 chromosome 13, ASM71507v2, whole genome shotgun sequence includes the following:
- the LOC107760889 gene encoding coniferyl alcohol acyltransferase-like: MALEDARNGDYAVSIIRKSVVKATGPIPEPRILTLSNLDLLSGRFPVTYFYVYHKAKHNDSSASVADELKNSLANCLSHFYPFAGRIIPNPETNEPEILCDNTGALFLVAQASISLNQLDFYNLNKCLEGKLVPIHEEFPVQVQLTNYECGGIFITFTFDHALGDASSFTKFLLMWSEIARKKPLSFSPDHRRYLLRARYPPIYNRSFDKSFISCSLHDILHISTPSTLLKRLYYIDASNIDRLQKLASLDGTKRTKIEAFSAYIWKIMVKAIDKGHSKKCKMGWLVDGRTRICNTEKVMENYIGNALSIAVGEASVNEIEQASIANVANNVHNAISKVTSAEHFLDLIDWIECNKPGLVLAKIVLGQGGPAIVVSSGRRFPVAEVDFGFGSPVVGTVYSTIQKLGVGYINQRPGAKGDGSWTISAILWPEMIEALESDSEHVFQPMTSNHLKLL; the protein is encoded by the coding sequence ATGGCACTGGAAGATGCAAGAAATGGTGATTACGCAGTAAGTATCATCAGAAAATCAGTAGTAAAAGCCACTGGTCCAATTCCAGAGCCTCGTATTCTCACCCTTTCAAACCTTGACCTTCTCAGTGGACGATTTCCAGTGACCTACTTTTACGTCTACCACAAAGCAAAACATAACGACTCATCAGCTTCAGTCGCTGATGAATTAAAAAATTCCCTTGCTAATTGCCTCTCCCATTTCTACCCATTTGCTGGTCGAATTATTCCAAATCCAGAAACAAATGAGCCTGAAATTCTCTGTGATAATACCGGTGCTCTATTTTTGGTAGCACAAGCCAGCATTTCACTAAATCAGCTTGACTTCTACAATCTCAACAAGTGTCTAGAGGGAAAATTAGTTCCAATACATGAGGAGTTTCCAGTACAAGTCCAACTCACAAATTACGAATGTGGAGGCATATTTATAACATTCACATTTGATCATGCTTTAGGTGATGCTAGTTCCTTTACGAAGTTTTTACTAATGTGGTCAGAGATTGCAAGGAAAAAACCGCTCTCTTTCTCGCCTGACCACCGACGGTACCTTCTTCGTGCTCGGTACCCACCTATATACAACCGTTCCTTTGACAAATCGTTTATTTCATGCTCTCTTCACGATATACTCCACATATCGACCCCGAGTACATTGCTTAAGCGGTTATACTACATTGATGCGTCGAATATCGACAGGTTGCAAAAATTGGCTTCACTCGATGGTACCAAAAGGACTAAAATCGAGGCGTTCTCGGCTTACATATGGAAGATTATGGTCAAGGCAATTGATAAAGGACACAGCAAGAAGTGCAAGATGGGATGGTTAGTTGATGGAAGAACAAGGATATGTAACACTGAGAAAGTAATGGAGAATTATATTGGGAATGCTTTATCTATAGCTGTTGGTGAAGCAAGTGTCAATGAAATTGAGCAAGCATCTATAGCAAATGTCGCGAATAACGTGCACAACGCCATCTCTAAAGTGACAAGTGCAGAACATTTCTTAGATTTAATTGATTGGATTGAATGTAACAAGCCGGGATTGGTGCTCGCGAAAATTGTCCTCGGCCAAGGTGGTCCAGCGATTGTTGTCTCATCTGGACGGAGGTTCCCGGTGGCTGAAGTAGATTTTGGCTTCGGAAGTCCAGTTGTAGGAACAGTATACTCCACCATACAAAAGCTTGGAGTTGGTTACATTAACCAAAGGCCAGGTGCTAAGGGTGATGGATCTTGGACTATCTCAGCTATCTTGTGGCCTGAGATGATTGAGGCATTAGAATCAGATTCAGAGCATGTTTTTCAACCTATGACTTCAAATCATCTTAAACTTCTTTAG